From one Xiphias gladius isolate SHS-SW01 ecotype Sanya breed wild chromosome 12, ASM1685928v1, whole genome shotgun sequence genomic stretch:
- the zgc:194655 gene encoding uncharacterized protein zgc:194655, translating into MNRVYQVQVFGISEEVKTVDLCHTEEQMRRMTVLQLRQKVVEKFPGQSEGDLRMIFTDKFMDDDSSLVCEYGIQHKSVIRLVLRVPGGLAA; encoded by the exons ATGAATCGGGTCTACCAGGTCCAGGTGTTCGGGATTTCGGAGGAGGTGAAGACGGTCGACCTGTGCCACACCGAGGAGCAGATGCGGAGAATGACCGTGCTGCAGCTGAGGCAAAAAGTGGTCGAGAAGTTTCCAG GGCAGAGTGAGGGGGATTTGAGGATGATCTTCACAGACAAGTTTATGGATGATGACTCTTCCCTGGTGTGTGAATATGGGATCCAGCACAAGTCTGTCATCCGGCTGGTGCTGAGGGTTCCAGGAGGACTGGCAGcttga